The genomic window GCGGTCGACGGCATCGACTTCGACGTCCGGCCGGGCGAGACGCTCGGCGTGGTCGGCGAGTCCGGCTGCGGCAAGTCGACGATGGGCCGCCTGATCACCCGGCTGCTCGAACCGACCGGCGGCACGGTCGAGTTCCAGGGGGCGGACATCTCGCACCTCGGCGTGGGCCGGATGCGGCCGTTCCGCCGGGACATCCAGATGATCTTCCAGGACCCGTACGGTTCGCTGAACCCGCGGCACACGGTCGGCTCGATCGTCTCGGCCCCCTTCCGGCTCCAGGGCGTGGAGCCCGAGGGCGGGATCAAGAAGGAGGTCCAGCGGCTGCTCGAGCTGGTGGGTCTGAACCCGGAGCACTACAACCGCTACCCGCACGAGTTCTCCGGCGGACAGCGCCAGCGCATCGGCATCGCCCGCGCGCTCGCCCTGAAGCCCAAGCTCGTCATCGCGGACGAGCCGGTCTCCGCGCTGGACGTGTCGATCCAGGCGCAGGTGGTCAACCTGCTGGACGACCTCCAGGAGGAGCTGGGCCTCACCTATGTGATCATCGCGCACGACCTCTCGGTCATCCGGCACGTCTCGGACCGGATCGCGGTCATGTACCTCGGCAAGATCGTGGAGCTGGCGGACCGCACGTCGCTGTACGAGTCCCCGATGCACCCGTACACCAAGGCCCTGCTCTCGGCGGTGCCGGTGCCGGACCCGCGGCGGCGCGGTGTCAAGAGCGAGCGGATCCTGCTGAGGGGCGACGTCCCCTCGCCGATCTCCCCGCCGAGCGGCTGCCGCTTCCACACCCGCTGCTGGAAGGCGACCGAGCTCTGCCGCACGCAGGAGCCGCCGCTGGTCGCCCTCAAGACGGGCCACCAGGTCGCCTGCCACCACCCGGAGAACGCGCCCGACCAGGCGCCCGACGACCAGGTCCTGGCCTCGGCCCGCGAGGCGATCGCCATCGTGGACGCGACCCCGAAGTCGGAGCTGCCGGTTCCGGAGCCGGGCTCGAAGCCGGAGCCGGAGTCGGAGCTGCCGTCCCGGCAGTCGGAGACCGAGCTGCCGTCCCGGGAGTCGGAGACCGAGCCGGACAAGCAGTAGGCGAACGAACGACGGGCCCCGTCCGGTGTGCAACCGGGCGGGGCCCTCGTCCGCCCGGTCCCTCCAGAACCGCTGCTCCGGGCCCAGGGCGCGGTCGGGGCCCCGGGACGTACGCGGCACAATTGGGCGGTGCTCCAGGAACTGTTCACCCCCTCCGTCCAGCATGCGCTCGACATCGCCGGCATCTTCGTCTTCGCGATCTCCGGCGCCCTCCTCGCCGTACGCAAGAACTTCGACGTCTTCGGCATCGCCGTACTCGCCGAGGCCACGGCGCTGGGCGGCGGCTTGTTCCGGGACCTGATCATCGGCGCCGTCCCGCCTGCCGCGTTCACGGACCTGGGGTACTTCCTGACACCGCTCGTCGCCGCCGCGCTCGTCTTCTTCCTGCACCCCGAGGTCGAGCGCATCCAGGGCTCGGTCAACGTCTTCGACGCAGCGGGCCTCGGGCTCTTCTGCGTGACGGGGACGACCAAGGCGTACGAGTACGGACTCGGCCTCACCGCCTCCGCGGCCCTCGGCCTCACCACCGCGGTCGGCGGTGGCGTGGTGCGCGACATACTCGCCAATGAGGTGCCCTCGCTGCTCCGCTGGGACCGCGACCTTTACGCGGTCCCGGCCACCGTCGGCGCCACCATGGTGGTGCTGTGCATCCGCTTCGACGCGCTCAACGCTCTGACCAGCGGATTCGCCGTCGTGACGGCCTTCACTCTGCGCCTGCTCGCCATGCGCTACCACTGGCGGGCACCGCGCGCCTGGAACCGCAGATCGGCCGCGGCCGAAGAGACGGTCTGAAAAAGCTACCGCTTAGTAGTTGCCTGCTGTACGGTTCAGGCATGGCACAGGTGGCACAGGAATCCGCAACCATCGGCGACAGCGAGTTCGACCGCGACACCGCCGTCACGCTGCGGGACCCGCACGTCCCGGGCGTCTACGAGGCGCAGCTCTGCGCCGGCTGGACGATCATCAGCGCCGTCAACGGCGGCTATCTGCTGGCGCTGATCGGCCGTGCCCTCGGCGACGCCCTGCCCCACCCGGACCCCTTCAGCGTCTCCGCGCACTACCTCAGCCCCTCCGTGCCCGGCCCCGCAGTGATCCGGACCGAGACCCTCCGCACCGGACGCACCCTCTCCACCGGCCAGGCCTCGCTCTTCCAGTACGCGGAGGACGGCACCGAGGTCGAGCGCATCCGCGTCCTCGCCGCCTACGGCGACCTCGACGCGCTGCCGGACGAGGTCCGTACGACCGCGAAGCCGCCGACGATCCCGCCGTACGAGCACTGCCTCGGCCCGGCCGACGGGCCCGCGCCCGCCATCCCCGGCTCGTCGGCGATCACCGACCGGCTGGACATCAGGCTCGACCCCGCCACCGTCGGCTGGGCCGTCGGCGCGCCCTCGGGCAAGGGTGAGATGCGCGGCTGGTTCGGGCTCGCCGACGGCCGTGCCGCCGATCCGCTGTCGCTGCTGCTCACGGTCGACGCGCTGCCGCCGACCTCGTTCGAGCTGGGCCTCAAGGGCTGGACCCCGACCGTCGAACTCACCACCCACGTCCGCTGCCGTCCCGCCCCGGGCCCGCTGCGCGTGGCCATCACCACCCGTAACCTCGCGGGCGGCTTCCTGGAGGAGGACGCCGAGGTCTGGGACAGCGCGGACCGCCTGGTCGCCCAGTCCCGTCAGCTGGCGAAGGCGCCGCTGCCGCGCAACTAGGCGAGGTCCGGGCCGTGCGGCCGAGCCGCCGGCGTCGCCCGTCTCCGCGAGGATCTCGCCGATCAGGCCGTGCAGGCTGCCCAGGGTCCTGGCTGCTCGTCTTCGCCCTGCGTGAGCGGCGCGCACGCCGCCGCGCCCACTGAACCCGGGAGTCGGACCATGGAACTCGCCCCCTCCGCCGAGCGGTTCGCCGGAACGAGCTCACGGGACGCGGACGGCATGGCCGTCGCGGCGTTCGTGCTCGGTCTGGTCGGGCTGCTCGTGATGAACGTGATCCTCGGACCCACCGCGATCGTCCTGGCCGGACTCGCCCTGTGGCGCGGCACCATCCGCCGCGCCCGTGCCTTGCTCGGCCTGGCCCTCGGCGTCGCCGACCTCGCCGTCCTCGCCGTGCTGCTCGACAGCCAGGGCACGGTCGTCTGGAACATCGGCGGCTGAACCCCCGCCCGGGGTGCCCGCCGGCACCCCGGGCGGTGTGCGACGCGGCAAGCGCTTGCCCGGCCGGGGTGGGCGCCCGTGGCCGTGCTGCCCGCCTCGTAGAATCGTGGGCAC from Streptomyces formicae includes these protein-coding regions:
- a CDS encoding ABC transporter ATP-binding protein codes for the protein MSDNKDTKVAIPQQGAPADAPLLKVSGLVKHFPIKKGLLQRQVGAVKAVDGIDFDVRPGETLGVVGESGCGKSTMGRLITRLLEPTGGTVEFQGADISHLGVGRMRPFRRDIQMIFQDPYGSLNPRHTVGSIVSAPFRLQGVEPEGGIKKEVQRLLELVGLNPEHYNRYPHEFSGGQRQRIGIARALALKPKLVIADEPVSALDVSIQAQVVNLLDDLQEELGLTYVIIAHDLSVIRHVSDRIAVMYLGKIVELADRTSLYESPMHPYTKALLSAVPVPDPRRRGVKSERILLRGDVPSPISPPSGCRFHTRCWKATELCRTQEPPLVALKTGHQVACHHPENAPDQAPDDQVLASAREAIAIVDATPKSELPVPEPGSKPEPESELPSRQSETELPSRESETEPDKQ
- a CDS encoding trimeric intracellular cation channel family protein, translating into MLQELFTPSVQHALDIAGIFVFAISGALLAVRKNFDVFGIAVLAEATALGGGLFRDLIIGAVPPAAFTDLGYFLTPLVAAALVFFLHPEVERIQGSVNVFDAAGLGLFCVTGTTKAYEYGLGLTASAALGLTTAVGGGVVRDILANEVPSLLRWDRDLYAVPATVGATMVVLCIRFDALNALTSGFAVVTAFTLRLLAMRYHWRAPRAWNRRSAAAEETV
- a CDS encoding thioesterase family protein — its product is MAQVAQESATIGDSEFDRDTAVTLRDPHVPGVYEAQLCAGWTIISAVNGGYLLALIGRALGDALPHPDPFSVSAHYLSPSVPGPAVIRTETLRTGRTLSTGQASLFQYAEDGTEVERIRVLAAYGDLDALPDEVRTTAKPPTIPPYEHCLGPADGPAPAIPGSSAITDRLDIRLDPATVGWAVGAPSGKGEMRGWFGLADGRAADPLSLLLTVDALPPTSFELGLKGWTPTVELTTHVRCRPAPGPLRVAITTRNLAGGFLEEDAEVWDSADRLVAQSRQLAKAPLPRN
- a CDS encoding DUF4190 domain-containing protein; the protein is MELAPSAERFAGTSSRDADGMAVAAFVLGLVGLLVMNVILGPTAIVLAGLALWRGTIRRARALLGLALGVADLAVLAVLLDSQGTVVWNIGG